The following proteins are encoded in a genomic region of Sulfurospirillum arsenophilum NBRC 109478:
- the hsrA gene encoding homeostatic response regulator transcription factor HsrA, giving the protein MRILIVEDEVTLNKTIAEGLQEFGYQTDSSENYKDAEYYIGIRNYDLVLTDWMLPDGDGVDLINLIKQKSPRTAAVIISAKDDKESEIKALKAGADDYIRKPFDFDILVARIEARLRFGGTNVIKIDDLTIDPDEEKITYKGQEIELKGKPFEVLTHLARHSDQIVSKEQLLDAIWEEPELVTPNVIEVAINQIRQKMDKPLEISTIETVRRRGYRFCFPKKV; this is encoded by the coding sequence ATGCGAATTTTAATCGTTGAAGATGAAGTAACCCTCAATAAGACAATTGCAGAAGGCTTACAAGAGTTTGGTTATCAAACCGACAGCTCTGAAAACTATAAAGATGCAGAATACTACATTGGTATTCGTAATTATGACCTCGTTTTAACAGATTGGATGCTCCCTGATGGCGATGGTGTTGATCTTATCAACCTCATTAAACAAAAATCTCCTCGTACCGCTGCAGTGATTATCTCTGCAAAAGATGACAAAGAGAGCGAAATTAAAGCCCTTAAAGCGGGTGCTGATGATTATATTCGTAAACCATTTGATTTTGATATTTTAGTCGCTCGTATTGAAGCAAGACTTCGTTTTGGTGGCACAAATGTTATCAAAATTGATGACCTTACCATTGATCCAGATGAAGAAAAAATCACCTATAAAGGTCAAGAAATTGAGCTTAAAGGTAAACCATTCGAAGTTCTAACGCATCTTGCTCGCCACAGCGATCAAATCGTCTCTAAAGAGCAACTTCTTGATGCAATTTGGGAAGAGCCAGAGCTTGTTACACCAAACGTTATTGAAGTTGCTATTAACCAAATTCGTCAAAAAATGGACAAACCATTAGAAATCTCAACCATTGAGACAGTAAGACGAAGAGGTTATAGATTTTGCTTTCCCAAAAAAGTATAA
- a CDS encoding dihydroneopterin aldolase, with protein sequence MQILIKDLTFETIVGILEEERHTPQKVILHVKLDYTYEAEKFIDYAKVSTFLEAEMNQMSYFLLEDALDDLSQKLKVSYPQIRKMKLKIFKPNILPNAMVGVSHSICYSKN encoded by the coding sequence ATGCAAATTCTCATTAAAGATTTAACCTTTGAGACGATTGTTGGCATTCTTGAAGAAGAGCGCCACACGCCTCAAAAAGTTATTTTACATGTAAAGCTTGATTACACCTACGAAGCAGAAAAATTTATTGATTATGCAAAAGTGTCTACTTTTCTTGAAGCAGAAATGAATCAAATGAGCTACTTTTTACTGGAAGATGCATTGGATGATTTAAGTCAAAAACTTAAAGTTTCCTATCCTCAAATTCGTAAAATGAAATTAAAAATCTTTAAACCTAATATTTTACCAAATGCGATGGTTGGGGTTTCTCATAGCATTTGCTACTCCAAAAATTAA
- a CDS encoding YfhL family 4Fe-4S dicluster ferredoxin encodes MSLMITDECIACDACRDECPNGAIEESDPIYIIDPDVCTECVGHYDEPACISVCPVECIVPDPDNIESVEELKLKYEQLNNEN; translated from the coding sequence ATGTCTTTAATGATTACGGATGAGTGTATTGCGTGTGATGCGTGTCGCGATGAGTGTCCAAATGGAGCAATTGAGGAATCCGATCCTATTTATATTATTGATCCTGATGTCTGTACAGAATGTGTAGGTCACTACGATGAGCCTGCTTGTATCTCTGTGTGCCCAGTAGAGTGCATCGTTCCAGATCCTGACAACATTGAAAGCGTTGAAGAGTTAAAGCTTAAATACGAACAACTTAACAACGAAAATTAA
- a CDS encoding beta-ketoacyl-ACP synthase III — protein MYASLKSIGGYAPSRILSNTDLEKMVETTDEWIEKRTGIKERRIASDEEATSDLGVKAALLAIERAGIDKEEVDLIICATLSPDYLCMPSTACVIAGKLGISDVMAFDISAACSGFVYMLSIAKAFIESGAKKNILLIGAEKISSLVDYTDRGTCILFGDGAGAAIIGATEDKNEAIIDIHASADGRYGDLLITPGCGSKYPCSQETLDNKLNYIKMQGNEVYKVAVKTLTNDVIDILENNNITAAQIDHFIPHQANLRIIEAVRAKLDFPIEKTILTVAKYGNTSAASIPMAINDAYEEGRIKKGDLMLLDAFGGGFTWASGLVRFGGN, from the coding sequence GTGTACGCATCTTTAAAATCTATTGGAGGTTATGCTCCTTCTCGTATTCTCAGCAATACTGATCTTGAAAAAATGGTTGAGACTACGGATGAGTGGATTGAAAAGCGTACAGGTATTAAAGAGCGACGTATTGCATCTGATGAAGAAGCAACAAGTGATCTAGGTGTGAAAGCAGCGCTTCTGGCAATTGAGCGAGCAGGCATTGATAAAGAAGAAGTTGATTTAATCATCTGTGCAACACTCTCTCCAGATTATCTTTGTATGCCCTCTACCGCGTGTGTTATTGCTGGGAAACTAGGTATTAGTGATGTGATGGCCTTTGATATTAGTGCAGCATGTAGTGGATTTGTTTATATGCTCTCTATAGCAAAAGCATTTATTGAATCAGGTGCTAAAAAAAATATCCTTTTAATTGGTGCTGAAAAAATTAGTAGTCTCGTCGATTATACCGATAGAGGTACATGTATTCTTTTTGGTGATGGTGCAGGTGCCGCGATTATTGGTGCAACAGAAGATAAAAATGAAGCTATTATAGATATTCATGCATCTGCCGATGGTCGTTATGGCGATCTTCTCATTACCCCAGGCTGTGGCTCAAAATACCCATGTTCACAAGAAACGCTTGATAATAAACTCAATTACATTAAAATGCAAGGCAATGAAGTTTATAAAGTGGCTGTTAAAACTTTAACAAACGATGTAATTGATATTTTAGAAAACAATAACATAACAGCTGCACAGATTGATCATTTTATACCGCATCAAGCAAACCTTAGAATTATTGAAGCAGTACGCGCAAAGCTTGATTTTCCTATTGAAAAGACCATTTTAACGGTTGCAAAATATGGCAATACATCAGCAGCTTCAATCCCAATGGCTATCAATGATGCTTATGAAGAAGGTCGCATTAAAAAAGGTGATCTAATGCTCTTAGATGCTTTTGGTGGTGGTTTTACTTGGGCAAGTGGGCTTGTCAGATTTGGCGGCAATTAA
- a CDS encoding prephenate dehydrogenase: MVIGIVGLGLMGGSLGLALQNTKLVSKIVGFDHNLSHCEEALKLNLVHDIVSFAEIKTCDVIFLAIPVGGIIKALQDLKDVRDTTTIIDLGSTKAEIVASVPESIRSNFIAAHPMTGTEKFGPSAAIQNLYHDKVVVLCDTDNSNDLHKNRAIQMFSHIGMKIVFMDPISHDAHASFISHLPHVISYALANSVMGQEDPKSILALAAGGFKDMSRVAKSSPQMWSDIFRQNKNNLLSSIDVFEQELAKSKRMIEEEDWKGLEAWMSKATTLHKIL; this comes from the coding sequence ATGGTTATTGGTATTGTTGGCTTAGGTTTGATGGGAGGCTCATTAGGATTAGCGCTTCAAAATACAAAATTGGTCTCTAAAATTGTTGGCTTTGACCACAACTTAAGTCACTGCGAAGAAGCATTAAAGCTCAATCTTGTCCATGATATTGTCTCTTTTGCTGAAATTAAAACCTGTGATGTTATTTTCCTTGCCATTCCTGTTGGAGGCATTATCAAAGCACTCCAAGATCTTAAAGATGTACGTGACACAACAACAATCATTGATTTAGGAAGTACCAAAGCAGAAATTGTGGCTTCCGTACCTGAATCGATTCGTTCTAATTTTATTGCCGCCCACCCTATGACTGGTACTGAAAAATTTGGACCAAGTGCGGCTATTCAAAATCTCTATCATGACAAAGTGGTTGTTTTATGCGATACCGATAACAGTAATGACCTACATAAAAACCGAGCGATTCAGATGTTCTCTCACATTGGTATGAAAATCGTCTTTATGGATCCCATTTCGCATGATGCTCATGCTTCATTTATCTCACACCTTCCCCATGTGATTAGTTATGCACTCGCAAACAGCGTTATGGGACAAGAAGATCCAAAAAGTATTTTAGCCCTTGCAGCAGGTGGTTTTAAAGATATGAGCCGCGTTGCTAAAAGCTCGCCTCAAATGTGGTCAGATATTTTCAGACAAAATAAAAACAATCTTTTAAGTTCCATTGATGTTTTTGAACAAGAGCTAGCAAAATCAAAGAGGATGATTGAAGAAGAAGACTGGAAAGGCCTTGAAGCGTGGATGAGTAAAGCCACAACCTTACACAAAATTCTCTAA
- the plsY gene encoding glycerol-3-phosphate 1-O-acyltransferase PlsY has translation MDFLFSINVQFYILSYLIGGIPFGLLLAKLFTGTDIREGGSGSIGATNVLRVLKETNPKLAKKLAIATVVLDALKGIILLLIGHMIDLGIETLWAIAIFAVIGHCYSPYLKFEGGKGVATGAGVLFVMLPLETLIAFVTWFVAGKVLKISSLSSLLALCALIVSSFIVHPDLEGIKTHAPIFIIAFVIVYKHIPNIIRLFQGKESKVI, from the coding sequence GTGGATTTTCTCTTTAGCATTAACGTTCAATTTTACATTTTAAGCTACTTAATTGGTGGTATTCCCTTTGGTTTACTGCTAGCAAAACTCTTTACAGGAACAGATATCCGTGAAGGAGGAAGTGGGAGTATTGGAGCAACAAATGTTCTGAGAGTTCTTAAAGAAACAAACCCCAAACTGGCGAAAAAATTAGCAATTGCAACGGTTGTTTTGGATGCACTGAAGGGCATCATTTTATTATTGATTGGTCACATGATTGATCTAGGTATCGAAACGCTTTGGGCAATTGCTATTTTTGCAGTTATTGGTCATTGCTATAGTCCTTACCTGAAATTTGAAGGTGGAAAAGGCGTTGCAACAGGTGCTGGTGTACTTTTTGTCATGTTGCCTCTTGAAACATTGATCGCTTTTGTTACGTGGTTTGTCGCAGGAAAAGTTCTTAAAATTTCTTCCCTATCCTCGCTCCTTGCGCTTTGTGCTTTGATTGTCTCTTCATTTATCGTTCACCCTGATCTTGAGGGCATCAAAACACATGCACCGATTTTCATCATCGCTTTTGTGATTGTTTACAAACACATTCCTAATATTATTCGGCTCTTTCAGGGTAAAGAATCTAAAGTTATTTGA
- the nadA gene encoding quinolinate synthase NadA → MDNQTLKKEILKLKQELHVSIVAHFYQKDEVFELADYAGDSLQLAQWAAKDVNPYLVFCGVGFMGQSVKILAPEKRVLMPKIACCAMARMIDVDYFDQNVAILEKAGIAKEDILPVTYINSSADVKARVGMMGGYVCTSSNAKKIITKAHESNKKILFVPDRCLGQNIAKEMGLTSCVVGDGSDPKVADILCYNGFCSVHQLFDVDDIAFYRAKYPGILIVTHPECKPEVCDLSDFVGSTSQIIEYVKKLPLDQKVAIGTEYNMIKRLRAENTYVLSSSKPECPTMNETTLQDVYNVLLSIKEGRFENEITISEETRKWAYTALNRMFEL, encoded by the coding sequence TTGGATAATCAAACATTAAAGAAAGAAATTTTAAAACTCAAGCAAGAGTTACATGTAAGTATCGTGGCACATTTTTATCAAAAAGACGAAGTTTTTGAACTTGCAGATTATGCTGGAGATTCACTGCAATTAGCGCAGTGGGCAGCAAAAGATGTCAATCCTTATTTGGTTTTTTGTGGCGTTGGCTTTATGGGGCAAAGTGTCAAAATTTTAGCGCCCGAAAAACGTGTTCTAATGCCTAAAATTGCCTGTTGTGCAATGGCTCGAATGATCGATGTGGACTATTTTGATCAAAACGTTGCCATTTTAGAAAAAGCAGGTATTGCAAAAGAAGACATTTTGCCTGTGACGTACATCAACTCTTCTGCGGATGTCAAAGCGCGTGTTGGTATGATGGGGGGATATGTTTGCACCAGTTCTAACGCCAAAAAAATCATCACAAAAGCACATGAGAGCAACAAGAAAATTTTGTTTGTACCCGATCGTTGCTTGGGACAAAATATAGCCAAAGAGATGGGGCTTACATCGTGTGTGGTGGGGGATGGAAGTGATCCTAAAGTAGCAGATATTTTATGTTATAACGGATTTTGCTCTGTTCATCAGCTTTTTGATGTGGATGACATTGCTTTTTACCGTGCGAAGTATCCTGGTATTTTAATCGTCACGCATCCAGAGTGTAAGCCTGAAGTGTGTGATCTCTCTGATTTTGTGGGTTCTACCAGTCAGATTATTGAGTATGTGAAAAAACTTCCATTGGATCAAAAGGTAGCGATTGGTACAGAGTACAATATGATTAAGCGATTACGTGCAGAAAATACGTATGTACTCTCTTCATCTAAACCCGAATGTCCAACCATGAATGAAACCACACTGCAAGATGTTTACAACGTACTTTTAAGTATTAAAGAGGGACGTTTTGAAAATGAAATTACCATTTCTGAAGAGACTCGAAAATGGGCATATACGGCACTGAATAGGATGTTTGAGCTATGA
- the bamA gene encoding outer membrane protein assembly factor BamA, translating to MKKITALSLVVATTLYAAPLKSLQFDGLIHLSPEMASEMIDMRAGDSVDMEKIDKAVKTLYKQNYFEDVWIEEVGEGALVVHVKEKPVIAKVDFLGISDNDKDEMNKLAGVKKGEVYDAEKAELSKLKIIKFYEDKGYFDTIVEIKTTPLNEKLSMSLDFVINRGENVVIKKVTLCGSKALDYDDVEPNIANKSEEWLPWMFGFNDGKLKTTDLEHDSARIKDTYMQKGYLDCEVSQPFLKTYLDSYTADLVYSISEGEQYKVGTVAIEIPEGFFDTNEVIKEMNLQNGKVFNVAKLRKDMTLIETKVADQGYAFVKIVPDVKNDKKTHIANITYRVMPGEKVYINNVRIAGNSRTIDRVVRREIYLANNDLYSRTDVTDTKSALKRTGYFEDVEIKEERLSKNSMDIVVNVKEASTGSIGGGIGYGSSDGVLLSASVSDGNIFGSGLRAGIDIERSDSELNGAISLTNPRLFDSVYSLSGRIYGADNNYYYYDEKKYGINVALGRKIARNWSTSLGYIIQQSKLSNLTSELQPYKGTLWTDETTIKSSIVPGLSFNNTDDYYLPRSGISASTSLEIAGLGGDEKFVSSVNKFATYYGMQDLIDYDLILRYKAQFKYLSMNSADEKYSYGEKYYMGGVRTVRGYESNSLSPKLNGTNILIGGNTMLVNSVEASFPLVERMKMRGAFFFDYGMIGDDNLDIKRGGTGVALEWISPLGPIGLIFSQPVMTETGDKKASFEFTIGQKF from the coding sequence ATGAAAAAAATAACTGCGTTGTCTCTTGTTGTCGCAACTACATTGTATGCGGCTCCGTTAAAAAGCCTTCAGTTTGATGGTTTAATCCATCTTTCACCAGAGATGGCTTCGGAGATGATCGATATGAGAGCTGGTGACTCTGTCGATATGGAAAAAATCGATAAAGCGGTTAAAACGCTTTACAAACAGAACTATTTTGAAGACGTTTGGATCGAAGAAGTCGGCGAGGGTGCTTTAGTAGTTCATGTAAAAGAGAAGCCTGTTATTGCTAAAGTTGATTTTTTAGGCATTAGCGACAATGATAAAGATGAAATGAATAAACTTGCAGGTGTAAAAAAAGGCGAAGTTTATGATGCTGAGAAAGCAGAACTCTCTAAGCTAAAAATCATCAAATTTTATGAAGATAAAGGTTATTTTGACACTATAGTAGAGATTAAAACTACACCTTTAAACGAAAAACTTTCCATGTCACTAGATTTTGTGATCAATCGTGGTGAGAACGTTGTTATTAAAAAGGTCACTTTGTGTGGCTCTAAAGCGCTTGACTATGATGATGTTGAGCCAAATATCGCTAATAAGTCTGAAGAGTGGTTGCCATGGATGTTTGGTTTTAATGATGGAAAGCTTAAAACAACTGATTTAGAGCATGACTCTGCACGTATTAAAGATACTTATATGCAAAAAGGTTATCTTGACTGTGAAGTCAGTCAGCCGTTTTTAAAAACCTACTTAGATAGTTATACTGCAGATCTTGTTTACAGCATTAGTGAAGGCGAACAGTATAAAGTGGGAACTGTTGCTATAGAAATTCCAGAGGGTTTTTTTGATACGAATGAAGTTATCAAAGAGATGAATCTTCAAAATGGGAAAGTCTTTAACGTAGCAAAATTACGTAAAGATATGACACTGATTGAGACAAAAGTTGCGGATCAAGGGTATGCATTTGTTAAGATTGTTCCTGATGTCAAAAATGATAAAAAAACGCATATTGCAAATATCACCTATCGTGTAATGCCTGGTGAAAAAGTTTATATTAACAATGTTCGAATTGCTGGAAATAGCCGAACAATTGATAGAGTTGTCAGACGTGAAATTTATCTAGCAAATAATGATCTTTACAGCAGAACAGATGTTACCGATACGAAAAGTGCACTCAAACGAACAGGTTATTTTGAAGATGTTGAAATTAAAGAAGAGCGTTTAAGTAAAAACTCAATGGATATTGTTGTCAATGTCAAAGAGGCTTCTACAGGTTCAATTGGTGGAGGTATTGGTTATGGTTCGTCCGATGGAGTTCTTTTAAGTGCTAGCGTTTCGGATGGTAATATCTTTGGTTCTGGACTAAGAGCTGGTATTGATATTGAGAGATCTGATAGTGAGCTTAATGGTGCAATTTCCTTAACTAATCCTCGTCTTTTTGACTCTGTGTATAGTTTAAGTGGTAGAATCTATGGTGCGGATAATAATTATTACTATTACGATGAAAAAAAATATGGTATCAATGTTGCATTAGGACGTAAAATTGCTCGAAATTGGAGTACTTCTTTAGGGTATATTATTCAACAATCCAAACTTTCAAATCTTACCAGTGAACTTCAGCCTTATAAAGGTACATTATGGACAGATGAAACAACGATAAAAAGCTCTATTGTTCCAGGACTTTCTTTTAACAATACAGATGATTACTATCTTCCACGAAGTGGCATTTCAGCTAGCACTAGCTTAGAGATTGCAGGATTGGGTGGTGATGAGAAATTTGTGAGCAGTGTCAATAAATTCGCAACATACTATGGCATGCAAGATCTTATTGATTATGATCTTATTTTACGTTATAAAGCACAATTTAAATATCTTTCCATGAATTCAGCCGATGAAAAATACTCTTATGGCGAAAAATATTATATGGGTGGTGTTAGAACAGTTCGTGGTTATGAATCAAACTCACTTTCTCCAAAACTCAATGGTACGAATATCTTAATCGGTGGTAATACTATGCTTGTTAACTCGGTAGAGGCAAGTTTTCCACTGGTCGAACGTATGAAGATGCGTGGAGCATTCTTCTTTGACTATGGTATGATTGGCGATGATAATCTTGATATTAAACGTGGTGGCACGGGTGTTGCACTCGAATGGATCTCACCACTGGGACCTATTGGATTAATTTTTTCTCAGCCAGTAATGACAGAAACAGGCGACAAAAAAGCTTCATTTGAATTTACCATCGGACAAAAATTCTAA
- a CDS encoding sensor histidine kinase has translation MSASATLIVIFSVILYNYIKISIFEDITQELTRQAQIIATSRTSSIERMGINIFEPSLSSINNPADVQVTIAIRVNQGNTPSFEHSEKDDQKFLTIYYPLEKRKHHFVSITKDISNTDILLTKILKNILLINLTAIFLILFYALFLSRMLVLPVRSLTNKLANMNENFLQIIDIQKLPSEFQPLGASINKLVERIQIFVNSQKELFIGAAHELKTPLAVMKTKNEVTLLKPRENEKYIDTIKSNNQTINDMNKMISNILEIGRQEGAQFEKPVEIDLVAFLKEQVNNYTILAKMEEKNIIEDIAPLSYKIMIQPTLLMHILQNFVQNAIKFTPKEGNITIQANLTKEGFFVHVIDEGIGIDESKDLFAPFKRYGNQTGAGLGLFLAKNAADAIGAKITLKNREDAQGTRATLLLPLRKRSL, from the coding sequence GTGTCCGCTTCGGCGACACTGATTGTAATTTTTTCCGTCATTCTTTACAACTACATTAAAATCTCTATTTTTGAAGATATTACCCAAGAACTTACCAGACAAGCCCAGATCATTGCCACATCGCGTACCAGCTCTATTGAACGTATGGGTATTAATATCTTTGAACCTTCTCTAAGCTCTATCAATAACCCTGCTGATGTGCAAGTAACGATCGCTATTCGTGTCAATCAAGGCAATACTCCTTCCTTTGAACACAGCGAAAAAGATGACCAAAAATTTCTTACCATCTATTATCCTTTGGAAAAACGAAAACACCACTTTGTCTCTATTACTAAAGATATTTCCAATACTGATATATTGCTCACTAAAATTCTCAAAAATATTTTATTGATTAATCTAACTGCAATCTTTTTAATTCTTTTTTATGCACTTTTCCTTTCTCGTATGCTTGTTCTCCCGGTTCGTTCTCTTACAAACAAACTTGCCAACATGAATGAAAACTTTTTGCAGATTATTGATATTCAAAAGCTTCCAAGCGAATTCCAACCTTTAGGTGCGAGTATCAACAAATTGGTTGAGCGTATTCAAATCTTTGTTAATTCTCAAAAAGAGCTTTTTATTGGTGCTGCACATGAACTTAAAACGCCACTTGCTGTCATGAAAACCAAAAATGAAGTAACTCTTTTAAAACCAAGAGAGAATGAAAAATACATTGATACCATCAAAAGCAACAATCAAACTATCAACGATATGAATAAAATGATTAGTAATATTTTAGAAATCGGGCGACAAGAAGGAGCTCAATTTGAAAAACCTGTCGAAATTGATCTCGTCGCTTTTTTAAAAGAACAAGTCAATAACTATACTATCTTAGCCAAGATGGAAGAAAAAAATATTATTGAAGACATTGCACCTTTAAGCTATAAAATAATGATTCAACCTACACTTTTGATGCATATTTTACAAAACTTTGTTCAAAATGCGATCAAGTTTACCCCCAAAGAAGGAAATATCACTATTCAAGCAAACCTTACAAAAGAGGGTTTTTTTGTGCACGTCATTGATGAAGGTATTGGTATTGATGAAAGTAAAGACCTCTTTGCTCCTTTTAAGCGCTATGGCAATCAAACAGGTGCTGGACTAGGCCTCTTTCTTGCTAAAAATGCAGCTGATGCTATTGGAGCTAAAATCACACTCAAAAACAGAGAAGATGCACAAGGAACAAGAGCAACTTTATTACTTCCTCTTCGCAAACGCTCTCTTTAA
- a CDS encoding Ppx/GppA phosphatase family protein, with the protein MSKRTAIIDIGSNSARMAIFEKSSRFAFHLINETKSRVRIGEGAYNFGGVLQEPALKRAFTTLEEFGHIIKGLKCNKVLCIATSALRDAPNANTFINKIHNDLNINIKIIEGTKEAYYGAVGALNYLKEIQEAVTIDIGGGSTELAKIENGMIVETISLNIGTVRLKELFFDKKIPLEQIRSFINHEIEKIPERFTCNDMIGIGGTLRSLSKIIMERTNYPLKTVHGFEYEIAFHSSFVDSIVSSDVLGLKNLGVRKDRYDTMREGCIIFQSIFQKLLTKKIITSGAGVREGAYLCDLLRSNHHKFNPNFKLSLRSFKDRFSMMEEDNLYIKRVASLLFDTLSPLHTIPEKYKCELGVAAELYNIGTKLGFYQNHLHSFYFILNNLNYGFSHEQKILIAMLIKYHVNKLPSEEDMTLYKALLPDIQTLQWLSFILSLAKAINSDMSRSPIIFSYQNHTLTIQAEKKLFLARDQIKQLIKPASFAIIIK; encoded by the coding sequence ATGTCAAAACGAACAGCCATTATTGATATAGGATCTAATTCTGCGAGAATGGCGATCTTTGAAAAGAGTAGTCGGTTCGCATTTCATCTTATCAATGAAACAAAAAGTCGCGTACGAATTGGTGAAGGTGCCTATAACTTTGGTGGTGTTTTACAAGAGCCTGCACTGAAACGTGCATTTACAACACTTGAAGAGTTTGGACATATTATTAAAGGTCTGAAATGCAATAAAGTGCTCTGTATTGCAACATCTGCACTGAGAGATGCCCCCAATGCAAATACTTTCATTAATAAAATTCATAATGATCTCAATATTAACATCAAAATTATTGAAGGAACGAAAGAAGCCTATTATGGTGCTGTAGGAGCTCTTAATTATCTCAAAGAGATTCAAGAAGCAGTAACCATTGACATTGGTGGAGGCTCAACAGAGCTTGCTAAAATTGAGAATGGTATGATAGTAGAAACCATCTCACTCAATATTGGAACAGTGAGGCTCAAAGAGCTCTTTTTTGATAAAAAAATACCACTAGAGCAGATTCGTTCTTTTATCAATCATGAGATAGAGAAAATCCCTGAGCGTTTTACATGTAATGATATGATTGGCATTGGTGGAACACTCCGATCACTTTCTAAAATCATTATGGAGCGTACAAACTACCCCCTTAAAACTGTGCATGGCTTTGAATATGAGATAGCATTCCATTCCTCTTTTGTTGATTCAATTGTAAGCTCTGATGTCCTTGGACTTAAAAATCTAGGCGTGCGTAAAGATCGTTATGATACCATGCGTGAAGGATGTATTATCTTTCAATCTATCTTTCAAAAACTCTTGACGAAAAAGATCATTACCAGTGGTGCAGGGGTGAGAGAAGGTGCTTATTTATGTGATCTCTTGCGCTCAAACCACCATAAATTCAATCCTAATTTTAAATTGAGTCTTAGAAGCTTTAAAGATCGTTTTTCAATGATGGAAGAGGACAATCTTTATATTAAAAGAGTTGCATCTCTTCTTTTTGATACGCTTTCTCCTTTACATACTATTCCCGAGAAATATAAGTGCGAACTTGGTGTTGCTGCTGAGCTTTATAATATTGGCACCAAACTAGGCTTTTATCAAAATCATTTGCATAGTTTTTACTTTATACTCAATAACCTTAACTATGGTTTTTCGCACGAGCAAAAAATACTCATTGCAATGTTAATTAAATATCATGTCAATAAACTTCCTAGCGAAGAAGATATGACCCTTTACAAAGCACTCTTGCCTGATATACAAACCTTGCAATGGTTGAGCTTTATCCTCTCATTGGCAAAAGCGATTAATAGTGATATGAGTCGAAGTCCAATAATTTTTAGCTATCAAAATCATACACTTACCATTCAAGCAGAGAAGAAACTCTTCTTAGCTCGTGATCAAATTAAACAGCTGATCAAACCAGCTTCTTTTGCGATTATTATTAAATAG
- the nadC gene encoding carboxylating nicotinate-nucleotide diphosphorylase, translating into MIKKFVKKALEEDVGRGDLFSLVGKDSFASANIICKDTGVFAGRPYVKALCKMNKLDVKFYFDDGDALQKGDIVALIEGKSKNILRCERTILNLMQHASGIATNVARYKKALEGYALKLLDTRKTRPHLRIFEKYAIRCGGGSNHRMGLDDCLMIKDTHLKTIDDLKVFIVEAREKLPFTCKIEIESEDVEFAKFAMQCGADIVMCDNMSHADIQAVVAYKNSHFPHVLLEASGNITKENIVEYAKTGVDAISSGSLIHQAVWLDFSMKITHKTVI; encoded by the coding sequence ATGATTAAAAAATTTGTCAAGAAAGCGCTCGAAGAGGATGTTGGAAGAGGCGATCTTTTTTCATTAGTGGGAAAAGACAGTTTTGCAAGTGCCAATATCATCTGTAAAGATACAGGTGTTTTTGCAGGACGACCTTATGTTAAAGCGCTGTGTAAGATGAACAAGCTCGATGTTAAGTTCTATTTTGATGATGGTGATGCTCTTCAAAAAGGTGATATTGTCGCTTTAATTGAAGGAAAGTCTAAAAATATTTTGCGTTGTGAGCGAACTATTCTTAATTTGATGCAGCATGCCAGCGGTATTGCAACGAATGTTGCACGTTATAAAAAAGCCTTGGAAGGTTATGCCCTCAAACTTTTAGATACACGAAAAACCAGACCGCATTTGCGTATTTTTGAGAAGTATGCGATTCGTTGCGGTGGTGGAAGTAACCACCGTATGGGATTGGATGATTGTTTGATGATTAAGGATACCCATCTTAAAACCATCGATGATTTGAAAGTTTTTATTGTCGAAGCCAGAGAAAAACTCCCCTTTACATGTAAAATTGAAATTGAGTCTGAAGATGTGGAGTTTGCGAAGTTTGCGATGCAATGCGGGGCGGATATTGTCATGTGTGACAATATGTCGCATGCCGATATTCAAGCCGTCGTTGCCTACAAAAATAGTCATTTTCCTCATGTGCTTTTAGAAGCCAGTGGCAATATTACCAAAGAAAACATTGTGGAATATGCCAAAACAGGTGTCGATGCAATTAGCAGTGGAAGTTTGATTCATCAAGCAGTCTGGCTTGATTTTTCGATGAAAATCACTCATAAAACCGTGATCTAA